One genomic window of Mustela erminea isolate mMusErm1 chromosome 13, mMusErm1.Pri, whole genome shotgun sequence includes the following:
- the LOC116571928 gene encoding proteolipid protein 2-like isoform X1: protein MSSCRWSTQLASDCKFSKPFFRQQAKQLGEQHPGTLLQVCRSFVSPGTPGLAMVESERASARGCCTAFTNFLCTRKGTLLFAETILCLVILIWFSISTPGYSTLSVVEMILAEIFFVIYMCDLPTKIQSINWPWTDFFRSLIAVTLYLITSIVVLVNRGNRSIIIAGALGLAAACLFGYDAYITYPLR, encoded by the coding sequence CAGGTGGTCAACTCAGTTAGCTTCAGACTGCAagttttcaaaaccattttttagACAGCAAGCAAAACAGCTGGGTGAACAGCATCCTGGAACCCTTCTTCAAGTGTGCAGATCCTTCGTGTCTCCAGGAACTCCAGGTCTCGCCATGGTGGAGTCTGAGCGCGCCTCAGCCCGTGGCTGCTGCACTGCCTTCACCAATTTCTTGTGCACCAGAAAGGGAACTCTCCTATTTGCTGAGACTATATTGTGCCTGGTGATTCTAATCTGGTTCAGCATCTCAACACCAGGATACTCCACTCTGTCAGTGGTTGAGATGATCCTTGCTGAGATCTTCTTTGTCATCTACATGTGTGACCTACCCACCAAGATACAATCCATCAACTGGCCTTGGACTGATTTCTTCCGGTCCCTCATTGCCGTCACCCTCTACCTAATCACCTCCATTGTTGTCCTGGTCAACAGAGGAAATCGCTCCATAATCATTGCAGGGGCACTGGGCCTTGCTGCTGCATGCCTCTTTGGCTATGATGCCTACATCACCTACCCCTTGAGGTAA
- the LOC116571928 gene encoding proteolipid protein 2-like isoform X2 produces the protein MSSWWSTQLASDCKFSKPFFRQQAKQLGEQHPGTLLQVCRSFVSPGTPGLAMVESERASARGCCTAFTNFLCTRKGTLLFAETILCLVILIWFSISTPGYSTLSVVEMILAEIFFVIYMCDLPTKIQSINWPWTDFFRSLIAVTLYLITSIVVLVNRGNRSIIIAGALGLAAACLFGYDAYITYPLR, from the coding sequence GTGGTCAACTCAGTTAGCTTCAGACTGCAagttttcaaaaccattttttagACAGCAAGCAAAACAGCTGGGTGAACAGCATCCTGGAACCCTTCTTCAAGTGTGCAGATCCTTCGTGTCTCCAGGAACTCCAGGTCTCGCCATGGTGGAGTCTGAGCGCGCCTCAGCCCGTGGCTGCTGCACTGCCTTCACCAATTTCTTGTGCACCAGAAAGGGAACTCTCCTATTTGCTGAGACTATATTGTGCCTGGTGATTCTAATCTGGTTCAGCATCTCAACACCAGGATACTCCACTCTGTCAGTGGTTGAGATGATCCTTGCTGAGATCTTCTTTGTCATCTACATGTGTGACCTACCCACCAAGATACAATCCATCAACTGGCCTTGGACTGATTTCTTCCGGTCCCTCATTGCCGTCACCCTCTACCTAATCACCTCCATTGTTGTCCTGGTCAACAGAGGAAATCGCTCCATAATCATTGCAGGGGCACTGGGCCTTGCTGCTGCATGCCTCTTTGGCTATGATGCCTACATCACCTACCCCTTGAGGTAA
- the LOC116571928 gene encoding proteolipid protein 2-like isoform X3: MVESERASARGCCTAFTNFLCTRKGTLLFAETILCLVILIWFSISTPGYSTLSVVEMILAEIFFVIYMCDLPTKIQSINWPWTDFFRSLIAVTLYLITSIVVLVNRGNRSIIIAGALGLAAACLFGYDAYITYPLR, translated from the coding sequence ATGGTGGAGTCTGAGCGCGCCTCAGCCCGTGGCTGCTGCACTGCCTTCACCAATTTCTTGTGCACCAGAAAGGGAACTCTCCTATTTGCTGAGACTATATTGTGCCTGGTGATTCTAATCTGGTTCAGCATCTCAACACCAGGATACTCCACTCTGTCAGTGGTTGAGATGATCCTTGCTGAGATCTTCTTTGTCATCTACATGTGTGACCTACCCACCAAGATACAATCCATCAACTGGCCTTGGACTGATTTCTTCCGGTCCCTCATTGCCGTCACCCTCTACCTAATCACCTCCATTGTTGTCCTGGTCAACAGAGGAAATCGCTCCATAATCATTGCAGGGGCACTGGGCCTTGCTGCTGCATGCCTCTTTGGCTATGATGCCTACATCACCTACCCCTTGAGGTAA